Proteins from a genomic interval of Methanoplanus endosymbiosus:
- a CDS encoding Ppx/GppA phosphatase family protein, producing MGDRLEEKVVSFIDLGTNSVRLLVVRINRNYSYKILRRQKDTIRLGDGEFDKKILSEAAMERAVSACRQYVDISRNFGAEEVIAVATSATREAKNRDELIRCMSECAGADLNVISGEEEARLIYLGISSGIEIGKEKYFFFDIGGGSTEVIVGDQSGHNYLRSLKLGAIRTTGRFSLDADDGILSDKDFKYLCGSLRDKVHHVVRETRKYNISEAYGSSGTIISVITAAKKISDACISESDDGVYSGDYEGCQYFANIEDIQALLEHLRTIPNDDKKKIPGISPERADIILAGTAILYTVMKECGIKKITASDRSLRDGMLVDYLSKIPGFPHAENMPVRKRSVRQLGRSCRIDEKHAMKVSGHALSLFDSGIVAGVHNYGPKEREYLEYASYLHDIGQFLSFSGHQNHSYYVITRSQLLGFDQKEIIIIGLIAGYHRKKMPKRSDEGFSSLNPEDQKRVTFLSALLRIAEYLERSHDERDRICEFVIPDDNCPKIRISSEEDCSSEIQLIENDMKNLKKAFGQEIFVSAENLSQYQ from the coding sequence GTGGGAGACAGGTTAGAGGAGAAGGTTGTTTCATTTATTGATCTCGGAACAAATTCGGTCAGGCTTTTGGTTGTGAGGATTAACAGGAATTATTCCTATAAAATTCTTCGCAGGCAGAAAGATACTATTCGCCTGGGAGATGGTGAATTTGATAAGAAGATCCTCTCTGAAGCAGCTATGGAAAGAGCAGTTTCTGCATGCCGGCAATATGTAGATATATCACGCAATTTCGGTGCTGAAGAGGTGATCGCCGTTGCAACCTCAGCTACAAGGGAGGCTAAAAACCGTGATGAGCTTATCCGGTGTATGTCAGAGTGTGCCGGAGCTGATCTTAATGTGATTTCCGGAGAGGAAGAGGCCCGCCTCATCTATCTTGGTATCTCAAGCGGAATTGAGATTGGAAAAGAGAAGTATTTTTTCTTTGATATCGGCGGAGGAAGCACAGAAGTTATTGTCGGCGATCAGTCCGGGCATAACTATCTCAGAAGCCTTAAGCTTGGAGCAATAAGGACGACAGGCAGGTTTTCTCTTGATGCAGATGACGGTATTCTCTCTGATAAGGATTTTAAGTATTTATGTGGCAGCCTCAGAGACAAGGTGCACCATGTTGTAAGGGAGACACGGAAATATAATATTTCTGAAGCTTACGGCAGTTCAGGCACTATTATTTCAGTAATTACTGCTGCAAAGAAGATTTCAGATGCCTGCATCAGTGAGAGTGACGATGGAGTTTATAGTGGGGATTATGAGGGCTGTCAGTATTTCGCCAATATTGAGGATATTCAGGCTCTGCTGGAGCATTTAAGAACAATACCAAATGATGATAAGAAGAAGATCCCCGGAATAAGTCCTGAGAGGGCAGATATAATCCTTGCCGGCACTGCAATACTGTACACCGTAATGAAAGAATGCGGAATAAAAAAAATTACTGCATCAGATAGAAGCCTCAGGGACGGAATGCTTGTGGATTATCTCTCAAAGATACCGGGTTTTCCTCATGCGGAGAATATGCCCGTCCGGAAGAGAAGTGTAAGGCAGCTTGGACGTTCATGCAGAATTGATGAAAAGCATGCAATGAAAGTCTCCGGTCATGCCCTCTCTCTCTTCGATTCCGGAATTGTAGCCGGTGTCCATAATTATGGCCCTAAAGAGAGGGAGTATCTTGAATATGCTTCATATCTCCATGACATCGGGCAGTTTTTATCCTTTTCCGGGCATCAGAACCATTCATATTATGTGATTACCAGGTCACAGCTTCTTGGATTTGACCAGAAAGAGATAATTATTATCGGCCTTATTGCCGGATATCACAGGAAAAAAATGCCTAAGAGGTCTGATGAAGGTTTTTCTTCTCTGAATCCCGAAGATCAGAAGAGGGTGACCTTTCTCTCTGCTCTGCTCAGAATTGCAGAATATCTTGAACGAAGTCATGATGAGAGAGACCGGATCTGTGAATTTGTAATTCCGGATGATAACTGTCCAAAAATCCGGATAAGCTCTGAAGAGGACTGTAGTTCTGAAATTCAGCTGATTGAAAATGATATGAAAAACCTGAAAAAGGCATTTGGGCAGGAGATCTTTGTTTCTGCTGAGAATCTGTCTCAATATCAATGA
- a CDS encoding reverse transcriptase N-terminal domain-containing protein — protein MKEGKLMKVCHSTTHNCEKHTDRDLARQWNSIDWDKTRDTVNRLQIRIAKATKEENWNLVKRLSYLLTHSRSAKLLAVRIVTQNKAMASK, from the coding sequence ATGAAGGAAGGTAAACTTATGAAAGTATGTCATTCAACGACGCATAATTGCGAGAAACATACTGACAGGGATCTTGCCCGGCAATGGAACTCCATTGACTGGGACAAAACAAGAGACACTGTTAACCGGCTACAGATCCGGATTGCAAAGGCAACAAAAGAAGAAAATTGGAATTTGGTGAAACGTCTTTCTTACCTGTTAACTCATTCAAGATCAGCAAAATTGCTGGCTGTACGAATTGTTACACAGAAC